In the genome of Pseudomonas putida, one region contains:
- a CDS encoding oxidative damage protection protein: protein MTRTVKCRKYNEELPGLPRPPYPGAKGQDIFDHISQKAWDEWQKHQTMLINEKRLNMMNAEDRKFLQAEMDKFFAGEEYAQAEGYVPPSE, encoded by the coding sequence GTGCCGCAAGTACAACGAAGAACTCCCCGGCCTGCCACGCCCCCCCTACCCAGGCGCCAAAGGTCAGGACATCTTCGATCACATCTCGCAGAAGGCCTGGGACGAATGGCAGAAGCACCAGACCATGCTGATCAACGAAAAGCGCCTGAACATGATGAACGCCGAGGACCGCAAGTTCCTCCAGGCGGAGATGGACAAGTTCTTCGCTGGCGAGGAATACGCCCAGGCCGAAGGGTACGTTCCGCCGAGCGAATGA
- a CDS encoding DUF4234 domain-containing protein produces the protein MTSPAELMNKVNRKTLHLVLLCAVTGGIYLLIWLYKTNQHLREATGQTVCSETYIIWICVCMGLSGAFIDNPEPFLVGIGALLSIASGVLFIVWAFNARSLLMTYANAHQQPYFSMNAFYTFLFNAYYINYCINELGENAQRQQPIYAQPAQP, from the coding sequence ATGACATCCCCTGCCGAACTCATGAACAAGGTCAATCGCAAGACGCTGCACCTGGTACTGCTGTGCGCGGTCACCGGCGGCATCTACCTGCTGATCTGGCTGTACAAGACCAACCAACACCTGCGTGAAGCCACCGGACAGACCGTCTGCAGCGAGACCTACATCATCTGGATCTGCGTCTGCATGGGCCTGAGCGGTGCCTTCATCGACAACCCCGAGCCCTTCCTGGTCGGCATCGGCGCCCTGCTGAGCATCGCCAGCGGCGTGCTGTTCATCGTCTGGGCATTCAATGCCCGCAGCCTGCTGATGACCTACGCCAACGCTCACCAGCAGCCTTACTTCTCAATGAACGCCTTCTACACGTTCCTGTTCAACGCGTACTACATCAATTACTGCATCAACGAACTGGGTGAGAACGCGCAGCGCCAGCAGCCGATCTACGCGCAGCCGGCACAGCCCTGA
- the ppk2 gene encoding polyphosphate kinase 2 translates to MSDDATPLFPPTADATPSITPITRPRPPRRRQAAAKTAPDPSISAISQQPTALEVATARHGSNEDSTSARLPASYPYRTRLRRQDYEKAKHALQIELLKVQSWAKETGQRVVILFEGRDAAGKGGTIKRFMEHLNPRGARIVALEKPSEQEKGQWYFQRYIQHLPTAGEMVFFDRSWYNRAGVERVMEFCTPLQYLEFMRQAPELERMLCNSGILLFKYWFSVNREEQLRRFISRRDDPLKHWKLSPIDIKSLDKWDDYTAAKEAMFFHTDTADAPWTVIKSDDKKRARINCIRHFLHSLDYPGKDHSVAHAPDSLLVGRASRGFEEDEPSPLAG, encoded by the coding sequence ATGAGCGACGACGCCACGCCTCTGTTCCCGCCCACCGCCGATGCGACGCCAAGCATCACACCGATAACCCGCCCCCGCCCACCTCGCAGACGCCAAGCCGCCGCCAAGACCGCGCCAGACCCGAGCATCAGCGCCATCAGCCAGCAGCCGACAGCACTGGAAGTGGCCACCGCTCGCCATGGCAGCAATGAAGACAGCACCTCGGCGCGCCTGCCGGCCAGCTACCCCTACCGCACGCGCCTGCGCCGCCAGGACTATGAGAAGGCCAAGCACGCCCTGCAGATCGAACTGCTGAAGGTCCAGAGCTGGGCGAAGGAAACCGGCCAACGCGTGGTCATCCTCTTCGAGGGCCGCGACGCAGCCGGCAAAGGCGGCACCATCAAGCGCTTCATGGAGCACCTGAACCCACGCGGCGCCAGGATCGTCGCCCTGGAGAAACCCTCCGAACAGGAAAAGGGTCAGTGGTACTTCCAACGCTACATCCAGCACCTGCCGACCGCAGGCGAAATGGTCTTCTTCGACCGCTCCTGGTACAACCGCGCCGGTGTCGAGCGGGTGATGGAGTTCTGCACACCGCTGCAGTACCTGGAGTTCATGCGCCAGGCACCGGAGCTTGAACGGATGCTGTGCAACAGCGGCATCCTGCTGTTCAAATATTGGTTCTCGGTGAACCGCGAAGAGCAACTGCGCCGCTTCATCTCTCGCCGGGATGACCCGCTCAAGCACTGGAAGCTCTCGCCCATCGACATCAAGTCGCTGGACAAGTGGGACGACTACACCGCAGCCAAGGAAGCCATGTTCTTCCACACCGACACCGCCGACGCCCCCTGGACGGTGATCAAATCCGACGACAAGAAGCGGGCGCGGATCAACTGCATCCGGCATTTCCTGCACTCTCTGGATTATCCGGGCAAGGACCATAGCGTCGCCCATGCACCCGACTCGCTGCTGGTGGGACGGGCCTCGCGGGGGTTCGAGGAGGATGAACCGTCGCCGCTGGCCGGCTAG